One genomic window of Micropterus dolomieu isolate WLL.071019.BEF.003 ecotype Adirondacks linkage group LG14, ASM2129224v1, whole genome shotgun sequence includes the following:
- the LOC123983388 gene encoding interferon-induced protein with tetratricopeptide repeats 5-like isoform X1: protein MSSSLHSRLQQLQSRFTWDLKEEDMDLENLSIRLQEHIDLQLGQQSAVALSYSFLAYVRYLQGRRQEAMSLLNQSEEKTRECYGEESERRLIVTYGDQAWLKYHTGDYTQSHSYCQRVDDILVKYPTGSSTVLHPEVYGEKAWTFLKCLKAYYPKAIDCFRKALELQPDDSEWNAGCAIALYRTEPSDLETSQEDEESPAIKQLRRALEINPDDGVLLSMLALKLTAHKKHQEAEALVERALEKDPDNPHAMRYIAKYLRIQGEDGWSIDLLRRALKRTNQSAFIHHQLAMCYKKKQHKCKTSKAFNKQEAKQWKHLRIQHLEEAVKIKPSFVVAIADLALLHGQEMNLRRAEELFQQAFQNLATDKGATQAFHLNYADFYLYHTKQEAKAIPHYIEGLRLTQDTWEWNQCVMRLKMIAERHLSYDKNDAQSYGLLGLVAKAEGKKKKAEEFYEKALDCDENNDEYLSALCELRMELQ from the exons ATGAG CAGCTCTCTTCACTCCagactgcagcagctgcagagtcGCTTCACCTGGGATCTGAAGGAGGAGGACATGGACCTGGAAAACCTCAGCATTCGACTACAGGAGCATATAGACCTTCAGCTGGGACAGCAGAGTGCAGTGGCTTTGTCCTACAGCTTCTTGGCTTATGTCAG GTATCTTCAGGGTCGACGACAGGAGGCGATGTCACTTCTCAACCAATCAGAGGAGAAGACCAGGGAGTGTTACGGTGAGGAGAGTGAGCGGCGGCTCATCGTGACGTACGGAGACCAGGCCTGGCTGAAATACCACACAGGAGACTACACACAGTCACATAGTTACTGCCAGAGGGTGGACGACATCCTG GTGAAGTATCCAACTGGTTCCTCCACAGTTCTCCACCCAGAGGTATATGGAGAAAAAGCTTGGACTTTCCTTAAGTGTTTGAAAGCTTACTACCCCAAAGCCATTGACTGTTTCCGCAAAGCGTTAGAGCTGCAGCCTGATGACAGCGAGTGGAACGCTGGCTGCGCTATTGCCCTCTACCGCACAGAACCG AGTGATTTAGAAACATCCCAGGAAGATGAGGAGTCACCGGCCATCAAACAGCTTCGGCGAGCCCTGGAGATCAACCCTGATGATGGTGTTCTGCTGTCGATGCTGGCTCTGAAGCTGACCGCCCACAAGAAGCACCAAGAGGCTGAAGCCCTGGTAGAGAGAGCGCTGGAGAAGGATCCTGACAACCCTCATGCAATGCGCTACATAGCCAAATATCTTCGCATTCAG GGGGAGGATGGGTGGTCTATTGATCTGCTGAGGCGAGCGCTGAAGAGGACCAACCAGTCAGCTTTCATCCACCACCAGCTGGCTATGTGCTACAAGAAAAAGCAGCATAAATGCAAGACCAGCAAGGCCTTCAACAAACAAG AGGCGAAGCAGTGGAAGCATCTGCGTATTCAACACCTGGAAGAAGCCGTTAAGATAAAGCCTTCATTTGTTGTCGCAATTGCTGATCTGGCACTGCTGCATGGACAGGAAATGAATTTAAGGAG GGCTGAGGAGCTTTTCCAACAGGCATTTCAGAATTTAGCAACGGACAAAGGCGCTACTCAGGCTTTCCATCTGAACTATGCTGACTTTTATCTCTATCACACCAAACAGGAGGCTAAAGCGATCCCTCACTACATTGAG GGTCTGCGTTTAACACAGGACACATGGGAGTGGAATCAGTGCGTTATG AGGCTGAAGATGATCGCAGAGCGGCACCTCTCCTATGACAAGAACGACGCCCAGTCTTACGGCCTGTTGGGTCTGGTGGCCAAAGCTGAAGGCAAAAAGAAGAAAGCTGAGGAGTTCTATGAGAAAGCTCTAGACTGTGACGAAAACAACGATGAGTACCTGTCTGCTCTCTGTGAGCTGCGCATGGAGCTGCAGTGA
- the LOC123983388 gene encoding interferon-induced protein with tetratricopeptide repeats 5-like isoform X5: protein MSSLHSRLQQLQSRFTWDLKEEDMDLENLSIRLQEQIDLQLGQQSAVALSYSFLAYVRYLQGRQQEAMSLLNQSEEKTRECYGEESERRLIVTYGDQAWLKYHTGDYTQSHSYCQRVDDILVKYPTGSSTVLHPEVYGEKAWTYFTFAKSYYPKAIDCFCKALELQPDDSEWNAGYAIALYRTEPSDLETSQEDEESPAIKQLRRALEINPDDGVLLSMLALKLTAHKKHQEAEALVERALEKDPDNPHAMRYIAKYLRIQGEDQRSIELLKQALERTNQSAFIHHQLAMCYKKKQQASKNSKPFNKQEVKQWKDLRIQHLEEAVKIKPSFVLAIADLALLHGEEKNFSRAEELFQQGLQNFSKTDKMICQVFHLNYANFQLYHTKQEAKAIPHYIKGLHLTPNTSEWKQCVMRLKMIAERRLSVDENDAQAYGLLGLVAKAEGDQKKAEDF from the exons ATGAG CTCTCTTCACTCCagactgcagcagctgcagagtcGCTTCACCTGGGATCTGAAGGAGGAGGACATGGACCTGGAAAACCTCAGCATTCGACTACAGGAACAGATAGACCTTCAGCTGGGACAGCAGAGTGCAGTGGCTTTGTCCTACAGCTTCTTGGCTTATGTCAG GTATCTTCAGGGTCGACAACAGGAGGCGATGTCACTTCTCAACCAATCAGAGGAGAAGACCAGGGAGTGTTACGGTGAGGAGAGTGAGCGGCGGCTCATCGTGACGTACGGAGACCAGGCCTGGCTGAAATACCACACAGGAGACTACACACAGTCACATAGTTACTGCCAGAGGGTGGACGACATCCTG GTGAAGTATCCAACTGGTTCCTCCACAGTTCTCCACCCAGAGGTATATGGAGAAAAAGCTTGGACCTACTTTACGTTTGCTAAATCTTACTACCCCAAAGCTATTGACTGTTTCTGTAAAGCGTTAGAGCTGCAGCCTGATGACAGCGAGTGGAACGCTGGCTACGCTATTGCCCTCTACCGCACAGAACCG AGTGATTTAGAAACATCCCAGGAAGATGAGGAGTCACCGGCCATCAAACAGCTTCGGCGAGCCCTGGAGATCAACCCTGATGATGGTGTTCTGCTGTCGATGCTGGCTCTGAAGCTGACCGCCCACAAGAAGCACCAAGAGGCTGAAGCCCTGGTAGAGAGAGCGCTGGAGAAGGATCCTGACAACCCTCATGCAATGCGCTACATAGCCAAATATCTTCGCATTCAG GGGGAGGATCAACGGTCTATTGAACTGCTGAAGCAAGCGCTGGAGAGGACCAACCAGTCGGCTTTCATCCACCACCAGCTGGCTATGTGCTACAAGAAAAAGCAGCAAGCAAGCAAGAACAGCAAGCCCTTCAACAAACAAG AGGTGAAGCAGTGGAAGGATCTGCGTATTCAACACCTGGAAGAAGCTGTTAAGATAAAGCCTTCATTTGTCCTTGCAATTGCTGATCTGGCACTGCTGCACGGAGAGGAAAAAAATTTCAGCAG ggcTGAGGAGCTGTTCCAACAGGGATTGCAGAATTTTtcaaagacagacaaaatgaTTTGTCAAGTATTCCATCTGAACTATGCAAACTTTCAGCTCTATCACACCAAACAGGAAGCTAAAGCGATCCCTCACTACATCAAG GGTCTGCATTTAACACCGAACACATCGGAGTGGAAACAGTGTGTGATG AGGCTGAAGATGATCGCAGAGCGGCGCCTCTCAGTCGATGAGAACGACGCCCAGGCTTACGGTCTGTTGGGTCTGGTGGCCAAAGCTGAAGGCGACCAGAAGAAAGCTGAGGATTTCTGA
- the LOC123983388 gene encoding interferon-induced protein with tetratricopeptide repeats 5-like isoform X4 has product MSSSLHSRLQQLQSRFTWDLKEEDMDLENLSIRLQEQIDLQLGQQSAVALSYSFLAYVRYLQGRQQEAMSLLNQSEEKTRECYGEESERRLIVTYGDQAWLKYHTGDYTQSHSYCQRVDDILVKYPTGSSTVLHPEVYGEKAWTYFTFAKSYYPKAIDCFCKALELQPDDSEWNAGYAIALYRTEPSDLETSQEDEESPAIKQLRRALEINPDDGVLLSMLALKLTAHKKHQEAEALVERALEKDPDNPHAMRYIAKYLRIQGEDQRSIELLKQALERTNQSAFIHHQLAMCYKKKQQASKNSKPFNKQEVKQWKDLRIQHLEEAVKIKPSFVLAIADLALLHGEEKNFSRAEELFQQGLQNFSKTDKMICQVFHLNYANFQLYHTKQEAKAIPHYIKGLHLTPNTSEWKQCVMRLKMIAERRLSVDENDAQAYGLLGLVAKAEGDQKKAEDF; this is encoded by the exons ATGAG CAGCTCTCTTCACTCCagactgcagcagctgcagagtcGCTTCACCTGGGATCTGAAGGAGGAGGACATGGACCTGGAAAACCTCAGCATTCGACTACAGGAACAGATAGACCTTCAGCTGGGACAGCAGAGTGCAGTGGCTTTGTCCTACAGCTTCTTGGCTTATGTCAG GTATCTTCAGGGTCGACAACAGGAGGCGATGTCACTTCTCAACCAATCAGAGGAGAAGACCAGGGAGTGTTACGGTGAGGAGAGTGAGCGGCGGCTCATCGTGACGTACGGAGACCAGGCCTGGCTGAAATACCACACAGGAGACTACACACAGTCACATAGTTACTGCCAGAGGGTGGACGACATCCTG GTGAAGTATCCAACTGGTTCCTCCACAGTTCTCCACCCAGAGGTATATGGAGAAAAAGCTTGGACCTACTTTACGTTTGCTAAATCTTACTACCCCAAAGCTATTGACTGTTTCTGTAAAGCGTTAGAGCTGCAGCCTGATGACAGCGAGTGGAACGCTGGCTACGCTATTGCCCTCTACCGCACAGAACCG AGTGATTTAGAAACATCCCAGGAAGATGAGGAGTCACCGGCCATCAAACAGCTTCGGCGAGCCCTGGAGATCAACCCTGATGATGGTGTTCTGCTGTCGATGCTGGCTCTGAAGCTGACCGCCCACAAGAAGCACCAAGAGGCTGAAGCCCTGGTAGAGAGAGCGCTGGAGAAGGATCCTGACAACCCTCATGCAATGCGCTACATAGCCAAATATCTTCGCATTCAG GGGGAGGATCAACGGTCTATTGAACTGCTGAAGCAAGCGCTGGAGAGGACCAACCAGTCGGCTTTCATCCACCACCAGCTGGCTATGTGCTACAAGAAAAAGCAGCAAGCAAGCAAGAACAGCAAGCCCTTCAACAAACAAG AGGTGAAGCAGTGGAAGGATCTGCGTATTCAACACCTGGAAGAAGCTGTTAAGATAAAGCCTTCATTTGTCCTTGCAATTGCTGATCTGGCACTGCTGCACGGAGAGGAAAAAAATTTCAGCAG ggcTGAGGAGCTGTTCCAACAGGGATTGCAGAATTTTtcaaagacagacaaaatgaTTTGTCAAGTATTCCATCTGAACTATGCAAACTTTCAGCTCTATCACACCAAACAGGAAGCTAAAGCGATCCCTCACTACATCAAG GGTCTGCATTTAACACCGAACACATCGGAGTGGAAACAGTGTGTGATG AGGCTGAAGATGATCGCAGAGCGGCGCCTCTCAGTCGATGAGAACGACGCCCAGGCTTACGGTCTGTTGGGTCTGGTGGCCAAAGCTGAAGGCGACCAGAAGAAAGCTGAGGATTTCTGA
- the LOC123983388 gene encoding interferon-induced protein with tetratricopeptide repeats 5-like isoform X3 produces the protein MSSLHSRLQQLQSRFTWDLKEEDMDLENLSIRLQEHIDLQLGQQSAVALSYSFLAYVRYLQGRRQEAMSLLNQSEEKTRECYGEESERRLIVTYGDQAWLKYHTGDYTQSHSYCQRVDDILVKYPTGSSTVLHPEVYGEKAWTFLKCLKAYYPKAIDCFRKALELQPDDSEWNAGCAIALYRTEPSDLETSQEDEESPAIKQLRRALEINPDDGVLLSMLALKLTAHKKHQEAEALVERALEKDPDNPHAMRYIAKYLRIQGEDGWSIDLLRRALKRTNQSAFIHHQLAMCYKKKQHKCKTSKAFNKQEAKQWKHLRIQHLEEAVKIKPSFVVAIADLALLHGQEMNLRRAEELFQQAFQNLATDKGATQAFHLNYADFYLYHTKQEAKAIPHYIEGLRLTQDTWEWNQCVMRLKMIAERHLSYDKNDAQSYGLLGLVAKAEGKKKKAEEFYEKALDCDENNDEYLSALCELRMELQ, from the exons ATGAG CTCTCTTCACTCCagactgcagcagctgcagagtcGCTTCACCTGGGATCTGAAGGAGGAGGACATGGACCTGGAAAACCTCAGCATTCGACTACAGGAGCATATAGACCTTCAGCTGGGACAGCAGAGTGCAGTGGCTTTGTCCTACAGCTTCTTGGCTTATGTCAG GTATCTTCAGGGTCGACGACAGGAGGCGATGTCACTTCTCAACCAATCAGAGGAGAAGACCAGGGAGTGTTACGGTGAGGAGAGTGAGCGGCGGCTCATCGTGACGTACGGAGACCAGGCCTGGCTGAAATACCACACAGGAGACTACACACAGTCACATAGTTACTGCCAGAGGGTGGACGACATCCTG GTGAAGTATCCAACTGGTTCCTCCACAGTTCTCCACCCAGAGGTATATGGAGAAAAAGCTTGGACTTTCCTTAAGTGTTTGAAAGCTTACTACCCCAAAGCCATTGACTGTTTCCGCAAAGCGTTAGAGCTGCAGCCTGATGACAGCGAGTGGAACGCTGGCTGCGCTATTGCCCTCTACCGCACAGAACCG AGTGATTTAGAAACATCCCAGGAAGATGAGGAGTCACCGGCCATCAAACAGCTTCGGCGAGCCCTGGAGATCAACCCTGATGATGGTGTTCTGCTGTCGATGCTGGCTCTGAAGCTGACCGCCCACAAGAAGCACCAAGAGGCTGAAGCCCTGGTAGAGAGAGCGCTGGAGAAGGATCCTGACAACCCTCATGCAATGCGCTACATAGCCAAATATCTTCGCATTCAG GGGGAGGATGGGTGGTCTATTGATCTGCTGAGGCGAGCGCTGAAGAGGACCAACCAGTCAGCTTTCATCCACCACCAGCTGGCTATGTGCTACAAGAAAAAGCAGCATAAATGCAAGACCAGCAAGGCCTTCAACAAACAAG AGGCGAAGCAGTGGAAGCATCTGCGTATTCAACACCTGGAAGAAGCCGTTAAGATAAAGCCTTCATTTGTTGTCGCAATTGCTGATCTGGCACTGCTGCATGGACAGGAAATGAATTTAAGGAG GGCTGAGGAGCTTTTCCAACAGGCATTTCAGAATTTAGCAACGGACAAAGGCGCTACTCAGGCTTTCCATCTGAACTATGCTGACTTTTATCTCTATCACACCAAACAGGAGGCTAAAGCGATCCCTCACTACATTGAG GGTCTGCGTTTAACACAGGACACATGGGAGTGGAATCAGTGCGTTATG AGGCTGAAGATGATCGCAGAGCGGCACCTCTCCTATGACAAGAACGACGCCCAGTCTTACGGCCTGTTGGGTCTGGTGGCCAAAGCTGAAGGCAAAAAGAAGAAAGCTGAGGAGTTCTATGAGAAAGCTCTAGACTGTGACGAAAACAACGATGAGTACCTGTCTGCTCTCTGTGAGCTGCGCATGGAGCTGCAGTGA